AATGAGACTCAAACTGCATTACTAAGAGAATATTTACAATTAATTATCCTTGATATCATAAGCAAGAGAGGGTACTTTAAAAATATTGCATTTGTCGAGGGGACTGCTTTAAGAATCCTCTACAAAATCAATCGTTATTCTGAAGACCTAGATTTCAGTCTCATTAATAATGATAAATATAACTTTGAAGACATGATTAACGTAATCACTAAAGAACTTCAGCTCAGAAATATTATTACAGACAATAAAGTAAAAAAACAAATAGGAGCAGTTCGCTCCTGCTTCTTTAGATTCAAGGGATTACTTTATGACCTTGGTTTGTCACCCTTAAAAGATCAGAAGATATCTGTCAAATTTGAAATAGACGAAAATCCACCACTTGGTTATCAAACAGAAATAACAGTAATTACAAGCAATTCTAATTTCCTGCTTAATCACTTTGACCGACCATCACTACTAGCAGGTAAACTGCATGCAATACTTTCACGCCAATATGTCAAGGGACGAGACTATTTTGACTTACTATGGTTTATGGGCTCTGGAGTGCAACCCAACTTACTCTTACTCTCAAAAGCACTAGAACAATCAACGAAACAACAAGTCTCACTAAATCTAGCCCAGGTCAAAGACT
This is a stretch of genomic DNA from Cyanobacteriota bacterium. It encodes these proteins:
- a CDS encoding nucleotidyl transferase AbiEii/AbiGii toxin family protein; the encoded protein is MAMILEELKEVIKQSSNNETQTALLREYLQLIILDIISKRGYFKNIAFVEGTALRILYKINRYSEDLDFSLINNDKYNFEDMINVITKELQLRNIITDNKVKKQIGAVRSCFFRFKGLLYDLGLSPLKDQKISVKFEIDENPPLGYQTEITVITSNSNFLLNHFDRPSLLAGKLHAILSRQYVKGRDYFDLLWFMGSGVQPNLLLLSKALEQSTKQQVSLNLAQVKDLLLDKVGTLDFIKVQEDLSSFLINKEELSLYQKEILIKSIKYNFN